DNA from Stenotrophomonas acidaminiphila:
CCACCGCCAGGTGCACCGCCGCGGCCACGCTGATGCTCGATTCGAGCATGCAGCCGATCATGCACGGGATGCCGTACAGCGAGGCGATGTCGGCGACCTTGATCGCGTTGGAGATGCCGCCGGTCTTCATCAGCTTGATGTTGATGATGTCGGCCGCGCGCTGCTGGATCAGGTCGAACACCTGGTGCGGGCCGAACACGCTCTCGTCGGCCATCACCGGGGTGTTGACCCGCTCGGTGACGTACTTCATGCCATCGATGTCGGCCGCCTTGACCGGCTGCTCCAGCAGCTCCAGCACCACGCCGGCGTTCTCCAGCGCGCTCATGGCATACACCGCCTGCTTGGCGGTCCAGCCCTGGTTGGCGTCCAGCCGCAGCAGGGCACGGCCCTCGACCGCGGCGTGGATCGCCTTGACCCGCTCGATGTCCAGGCCGATGTCCTTGCCGACCTTGATCTTCAGCGATTCGAAGCCGCGCTCGATCGCCGACAGCGAGTCGGCCACCATCTTGTCGATGTAATCCACGCTGATGGTGATGTCGGTGGTGATCACCGGGTCGCCGCCGCCGAGCATCTGGTACAGCGGCGCGCCGTGCAGCTGCGCCCACAGGTCGTAGATGGCGATCTCCACCGCGGCCTTGGCGCTGGTGTTGCGTTCCAGCGAGGACTGCACCAGCCCGCAGATGCGGTTGAGGTTGGCGATGTCCTCGCCGATCAGGCGCGGCTTGATGAAATTGTTGATGGCTTCGATGATCGAGCCATGGGTGTCGCCGGTGATCACCGCGGTGGCCGGCGCCTCGCCGTAGCCGGTGTGGCCGGTATCGGTGCGCACCAGCACCACGATGTCCTCGACCGATTCGACGGTGCGCAGCGCGGTCTTGAACGGGGTTTTCAGGGGCACGCGCAGCATGCCCAGTTCGATATCGGTGATCTTCATTTGGTGGTATGCGGGCGGATGCGCTGGATGTTGGTGATGCGGTCGACGTAGCTGGCGGTATCGCTGGCCATCATCGGCTGCAGCGGCGTCACCGAGACGCCATTGAGGTGGGCCTGGACCCGCTTGCCATCGGCACCGAACCAGCTGCCACCGGAGGTATCGTGGATCATCCAGGCCATGCCGTCGGCATGGCCGATGGTCATCATCACATGCCCGGGGATGTAGACCAGGTCGCCGACCTGCAGCGCGTCCACCGCGGCGTCGCGCCGCGCCTTGCCGTCCTTCTCGCCGAGTGCGATGCGGTCCAGCGCCGGGCTCACCGCCTGCGCGCTGGTATTGCGCGGCAGCAGCACGCCGAAACTGCGGTAGACCTCGGAGACGAAGCCGCTGCAGTCGCGGGTGTCGTAGGAGTGGCCCCAGCCGTAGCGCTCGCCCAGGAACTTGAAGGCCTGGGTGAGCAGGTTGCGCGGGGTCAGCGCCAGGTAGTCGTCGCTGCTGTCCTGCGAACGCGGCAACAGCGCCGGGGCGAAGCCCAGGCGGCCGTCGGCGTCGCGCACCGGCAGCTGGATGACGTGCGCGGCATGGCCCTGCTGGCCGTTGACCGGTTGCTGTGCGGGCCAGTCGGCCAGCACCGGTACGCGCACGCCCATGTCCAGCTGCAGGCGCGAGACGCGCGGTTCTTCCGGGGTGTACGTGGTGGTGGCGGTGGCGCCGGTGATCACCCGGTACGGGCCGCTGGCGCCGTAGCCGAACACCTGGGCGGCGTCACCGATGCCGACGAAGCGCTTCTCCACCCATGCGACATAGCGCTCGCTGGCGACGAACAGCCATTGGCCATCGGCGCTCTCATGCAGCACCGCCACGGCATCGCCGGGGAACAGCGCCGATTCCTGGAAGCGGTCGATGTCGGTGTCGCCGCTGCTGGAGAACACGCGCAGCCCGGTGGGGAACGCGCGCAGCGCGGCGCGGTGCACGGCCAGGCCGTACTGCAGCGGGCGGGTTTCGCCGATCCGGTCCAGCGCCAGGTTGTCGCTGATCGCGCGCAGCTGCGCGGCGTCGACCGGCTTCCCCTGCACGTCGTACAGCGTGCGGGTCGGCGGGCGTGAAATCGCCTCGATCTGCGCGCGCACGAATTCGCGCGTCAAGTTCGCCGGCAGTGCGCGCAGATCGTGGATCGACGCGTCCAGCTGGCGCATGCGCGCGTTCTGCGCCGCGATCCCGGCGCGGTCGAGGATCACCCGGTCCGGATCGGACAGCTGCGCGATCCAGTGCGCGGCCGACAGGTATTCCTCGCGCAGGCCGATGACGCCGGCATGGTCCTGTGGCGAAGCGGTGGCCGCGCCGAGCGCGAAGGCCGGCGCCGCGCACAGCGGTGCGGCGAGCAGCAGGGACCAGCACGCCCAGGTGAGGCGCCGGCGGCGGGGATGGACGGGGGTGGCGGTCATGAGGACTCCCTCTGGGTGCATTGGAATACTTATTCCTTTCTTCCTTGAAATCAAGAATAAATTATTGACCCGTTGTCGCACGCGTGTTACACAACCGTTATCCCGCGTACCCGTGGAAGTGTTGCCGTGGATCCAGCGTTGCGCCAAGTCCCAGTCGCTTTCAGGCCTGCCCGGTACCGGCTCGTGGCAGGCCTGCTGCTGTGCCTGGTGTCCGCCATGGCGGGCGCCGTGGACACACCCGGGCAGCTGGCCGCGCGCGTGGACCGCGGTGATTTTGCCGGTGCGCAGGCGCAGATCGACGCTGCACTGCAGCAGCCGGCACTGGACGCGAGCCAGCGTGACGCCTACCTGTTCCAGCGCGAGCGCATGCGCCGCATGCGACTGGATTTCAGCCTGGACCGCGAGCACGCGATGGCCGCCGTGCGCCGCATCATTCCCGACCTGCGCGAAGACGAGTTCCGTGCCTGGGACGAGGCCGGGCTGATCGAGCACCTGGACATCGATGGCCAGCGCCGCTGGTTCAACCGCGCACCGTCCAACCTGTTCCGGGTCAGTGCCGCGGCGGCCGCACGGCGCTCGCCGGCGATCAGGCCGCCGGCACCGGGCCCGTTCGAGGTGGTCACGCCGCATCACCTGGAGGTGCTCGAGCGCGCGCAGGCCGATGCCGCCAGCAGCGTCGCGCCGCGGCGGGTACGGGTCACCCAGTCGCTCACGGTCAAGGCCGATGCGGTACCGGCCGGCGAGACAATCCGCGCCTGGATCCCGTACCCGCGGGCCATTCCCGGGCAGCAGCAGGACATCCGCCTGCTGGGCAGCGTGCCGGACGGGGCGCAGGTCGCGCCGGAAGCCACGCTGCAGCGCACCGCCTACCTCGAACGCAAGGCCGTGGCCGGCACGCCGACCGCGTTCTCGGTGAGCTATGAGGTCACCGTGTACGCGCGCCATTTCGCCATCGACCCGGCCAAGGTGCAGCCGACGCCGGACGACCCGGCGCTGGCACCGTACCTGGCCGAGCGTGCGCCGCACATCGTGTTCACCCCGGCGCTGCGCGAGTTCTCGCGGCGCGTGGTGGGCAGTGAAACCAACCCCTACCGCGTCGCGCGCAGGTTGTTCGACGCGGTCGACCGCATTCCCTGGGGGGGCGCGCGCGAGTACTCGACCATCGGCAACATCAGCGACCACGCGCTGCATGCTACCCACGCCGACTGCGGGCAGCAGACACTGTTGTTGATGAGCCTGCTGCGCCTGAATGGCATACCCGCGCGCTGGCAGTCGGGCATGGTGTACTCGGACAACACCACCGGTTACAGCAACCTGCACGACTGGGGCGCGCTGTACCTGGCGCCCTATGGCTGGGTGCCGATGGATGTCACCACCGGCGCGCTCGACAGCCCGGTGCCGGCGGTACGTGATTTCTACTTCGGCGGGCTGGATGCCTACCGCATCGCGTTCAACGACGACTACGCGCAGGCGCTGGTACCGGCCAAGCAGCACTTCCGCTCCGAAACCGTGGACTCGCAGCGCGGCGAGGCCGAATGGGCGGGCGGCAATCTCTATTTCGACCAATGGAACTACGACTTCCAGTGGCAGGTCCTGCCACCGCCGGAGGGCTGAAGTTCCGTGACACCGCTGTAATACACAACACTGCAGGAGAGAGCAGGGGATGAACAGGAAAATGCTGAAAAAGGCGGCGCTCAGCGTCGCGCTGAGTGCGTGCCTCGGGGCGCTCGCACCGACCGTCATGGCGCAGAGTGCCACCGGCGCCATCGCCGGCCGCGCCAACGCCGGCGACCAGATCACCATCACCAACACCGCCACCGGGCTGACCCGCACGGTCACCGCCGGTGGCGACGGCAGCTACCGCCTGAGCCAGCTGCCGGTGGGCGACTACAGCCTGACCGTCAAGCGCGACGGCCAGGCCGACAA
Protein-coding regions in this window:
- a CDS encoding transglutaminase, with amino-acid sequence MDPALRQVPVAFRPARYRLVAGLLLCLVSAMAGAVDTPGQLAARVDRGDFAGAQAQIDAALQQPALDASQRDAYLFQRERMRRMRLDFSLDREHAMAAVRRIIPDLREDEFRAWDEAGLIEHLDIDGQRRWFNRAPSNLFRVSAAAAARRSPAIRPPAPGPFEVVTPHHLEVLERAQADAASSVAPRRVRVTQSLTVKADAVPAGETIRAWIPYPRAIPGQQQDIRLLGSVPDGAQVAPEATLQRTAYLERKAVAGTPTAFSVSYEVTVYARHFAIDPAKVQPTPDDPALAPYLAERAPHIVFTPALREFSRRVVGSETNPYRVARRLFDAVDRIPWGGAREYSTIGNISDHALHATHADCGQQTLLLMSLLRLNGIPARWQSGMVYSDNTTGYSNLHDWGALYLAPYGWVPMDVTTGALDSPVPAVRDFYFGGLDAYRIAFNDDYAQALVPAKQHFRSETVDSQRGEAEWAGGNLYFDQWNYDFQWQVLPPPEG
- a CDS encoding dipeptide epimerase; translation: MKITDIELGMLRVPLKTPFKTALRTVESVEDIVVLVRTDTGHTGYGEAPATAVITGDTHGSIIEAINNFIKPRLIGEDIANLNRICGLVQSSLERNTSAKAAVEIAIYDLWAQLHGAPLYQMLGGGDPVITTDITISVDYIDKMVADSLSAIERGFESLKIKVGKDIGLDIERVKAIHAAVEGRALLRLDANQGWTAKQAVYAMSALENAGVVLELLEQPVKAADIDGMKYVTERVNTPVMADESVFGPHQVFDLIQQRAADIINIKLMKTGGISNAIKVADIASLYGIPCMIGCMLESSISVAAAVHLAVAKSGAITKVDLDGPSLSLFNPVNGGVIFNESEISITDAPGLGITEVRGLEMLKA
- a CDS encoding NlpC-P60 family protein, with amino-acid sequence MLLAAPLCAAPAFALGAATASPQDHAGVIGLREEYLSAAHWIAQLSDPDRVILDRAGIAAQNARMRQLDASIHDLRALPANLTREFVRAQIEAISRPPTRTLYDVQGKPVDAAQLRAISDNLALDRIGETRPLQYGLAVHRAALRAFPTGLRVFSSSGDTDIDRFQESALFPGDAVAVLHESADGQWLFVASERYVAWVEKRFVGIGDAAQVFGYGASGPYRVITGATATTTYTPEEPRVSRLQLDMGVRVPVLADWPAQQPVNGQQGHAAHVIQLPVRDADGRLGFAPALLPRSQDSSDDYLALTPRNLLTQAFKFLGERYGWGHSYDTRDCSGFVSEVYRSFGVLLPRNTSAQAVSPALDRIALGEKDGKARRDAAVDALQVGDLVYIPGHVMMTIGHADGMAWMIHDTSGGSWFGADGKRVQAHLNGVSVTPLQPMMASDTASYVDRITNIQRIRPHTTK